The Streptomyces kanamyceticus genome window below encodes:
- a CDS encoding CGNR zinc finger domain-containing protein: protein MELAHYSDFAVRLVNSEEPGRDKDMLTSVEVIKELFGPSTQMARRATDSDLTRFRSVRARLRAVFEAADEGDETLAVDLLNSLLLEFPVSPQISGHDHRDEDGRPLWHMHLADHSSNATAGYAAIAAMGLAFHLTEHGVDRFGLCEAAPCRNAYLDTSTNRSRRYCSDRCATRANVAAYRARKRLETERSAGTGRAADSAQRTAANGERRPGAGGR, encoded by the coding sequence GTGGAACTGGCCCATTACTCAGACTTCGCCGTACGCCTGGTCAACAGTGAGGAGCCGGGCCGCGACAAGGACATGCTGACCTCCGTCGAGGTCATCAAGGAGCTGTTCGGGCCGAGCACGCAGATGGCCCGCCGCGCCACGGACTCCGACCTCACGCGCTTCCGTTCGGTGCGGGCCAGGCTCAGGGCAGTCTTCGAGGCGGCCGACGAGGGCGACGAGACGCTCGCCGTCGACCTGCTGAACTCGCTGCTCCTGGAGTTCCCGGTCAGCCCGCAGATCTCGGGCCACGACCACCGGGACGAGGACGGCCGCCCGCTGTGGCACATGCACCTGGCGGACCACTCGTCGAACGCGACCGCGGGGTACGCCGCGATCGCCGCGATGGGCCTCGCCTTCCACCTCACCGAGCACGGCGTGGACCGCTTCGGCCTGTGCGAGGCGGCGCCGTGCCGCAACGCCTACCTCGACACCTCGACGAACCGCTCCCGGCGCTACTGCTCGGACCGCTGCGCGACCCGCGCCAACGTCGCCGCCTACCGCGCCCGCAAGCGCTTGGAGACGGAGCGGTCGGCCGGTACGGGCCGCGCGGCGGACAGCGCCCAGCGCACCGCCGCGAACGGCGAACGCCGCCCCGGCGCGGGCGGGCGGTAG